A window from Peromyscus eremicus chromosome 1, PerEre_H2_v1, whole genome shotgun sequence encodes these proteins:
- the LOC131902531 gene encoding small ribosomal subunit protein uS15-like, which yields MGRMHTPGKGLSQSVLPYHRSIPTWLKLMSDVKEQIYKLAKKGLTPSQIGVILRELHGVAQVRFVTGNKILRICKTKGLAPDLPEDLYHLIKKVVAVGKHLERNRKDKNAKFRLILIESRIHQLARYYKNKWVLPPNWKYESSTASALVA from the coding sequence ATGGGTCGCATGCACACTCCTGGAAAAGGCCTGTCCCAGTCGGTGCTGCCCTACCACCGTAGCATCCCCACGTGGTTGAAGCTGATGTCTGACGTGAAGGAACAAATTTACAAACTGGCCAAGAAAGGCTTGACTCCTTCCCAGATAGGTGTGATACTGAGGGAATTGCATGGTGTGGCACAGGTCCGTTTTGTGACTGGTAATAAAATCCTGAGAATCTGTAAGACGAAAGGCCTTGCCCCTGACCTCCCTGAGGATCTGTACCATTTGATTAAGAAAGTGGTGGCTGTCGGAAAGCATCTTGAGAGGAACAGAAAAGATAAGAATGCTAAATTCCGCCTGATTCTGATAGAGAGCAGAATTCACCAGCTGGCTCGTTACTATAAGAATAAGTGGGTCCTCCCGCCCAATTGGAAATATGAGTCATCCACAGCTTCTGCTCTAGTGGCATAA
- the LOC131902530 gene encoding pregnancy-specific glycoprotein 22-like, with the protein MEVSSMIPCKGYTPWQGLLLTASLLSCWYPPTTAQITIELLPPNVFEGDNVLLHVHNLPENLLAFAWFKGVTNMKRGIAIYSLKYNLSVTGPVHSGRETVYSNGSLLLQRVTHKDTGFYTLRTISRQAEIVSVTSMYLHVHTSILTCAHPPTSIQPTIESVPPRVAEGASVLLLVHNLQENLLGLFWYKGVIVFKNHEVARHIVGKNSSVLGPAHSGRETMYSNGSLLLHNVTLNDIGFYTLRTLSRDLKMELTHVQLQVDTSLSACCNPLTSAPLTIEPVPRNAAEGESVLLLVHNLPEDLRTFSWYKGVHSIQNLNIADYSRAINYVTRGPAYRGREMVYTNGSLLLQGITEKDAGFYTLQTSNRDFIIEKAYVQLHVKKPVSEPFLRVTDTTVPVQSSVLFTCLSADTGISIRWIFNNQSLQLTERMTLSPTKCGLSIDPVRREDAGQYKCEVSNIVSSKTSLPVRLAVVN; encoded by the exons atggaggtgTCCTCTATGATTCCTTGCAAGGGGTACACCCCCTGGCAGGGGCTCTTGCTCACAG CCTCCCTTTTAAGCTGCTGGTATCCACCCACCACTGCCCAAATCACCATTGAACTCCTGCCACCCAACGTGTTTGAAGGAGACAATGTCCTTCTACATGTCCACAATCTGCCAGAGAATCTTCTAGCCTTTGCTTGGTTCAAAGGGGTGACAAATATGAAACGTGGAATTGCCATCTATTCACTGAAATACAATTTAAGTGTCACGGGGCCTGTACACAGCGGAAGAGAGACAGTGTACAGCAATGGATCCCTGCTGCTCCAGCGTGTCACCCACAAGGACACAGGATTCTACACCCTACGAACCATAAGTAGACAAGCAGAAATTGTATCAGTGACATCCATGTACCTCCACGTGCACA cCTCCATTTTAACCTGTGCACACCCTCCTACCTCTATTCAGCCTACTATTGAATCAGTGCCACCCAGAGTTGCAGAAGGAGCAAGTGTTCTTCTACTTGTTCACAATCTCCAGGAGAATCTTCTAGGCCTTTTCTGGTACAAAGGTGTGATTGTGTTCAAGAACCATGAAGTTGCCCGACACATAGTAGGCAAGAATTCAAGTGTGCTGGGCCCTGCACACAGTGGCAGAGAGACCATGTACAGCAATGGATCCCTACTGCTCCACAACGTCACCCTGAATGATATTGGATTCTACACCCTACGAACTCTGAGTAGagacctgaaaatggaattaACACATGtgcaactccaggtggaca CCTCCCTTTCTGCTTGCTGCAACCCTCTCACTTCTGCCCCGCTCACCATAGAACCAGTGCCACGGAATGCTGCCGAAGGGGAAAGCGTTCTTCTCCTTGTTCATAATCTGCCGGAAGATCTGCGAACCTTTTCCTGGTACAAAGGGGTGCATAGCATCCAGAACCTTAACATTGCAGACTATAGCAGAGCCATAAATTATGTCACCAGGGGACCTGCCtacagaggaagagagatggtGTACACCAATGGTTCTCTGCTGCTCCAGGGCATCACTGAGAAAGATGCAGGGTTCTACACACTGCAGACTTCAAACAGAGATTTCATAATTGAAAAAGCATATGTGCAACTCCATGTGAAGA AGCCTGTGTCAGAGCCCTTTTTGCGAGTCACTGACACCACAGTCCCAGTACAGAGCTCTGTGCTCTTCACTTGCCTCTCAGCCGACACTGGAATCTCCATCCGCTGGATCTTCAATAACCAGAGTCTGCAGCTCACAGAGAGGATGACCCTGTCCCCAACAAAGTGCGGACTCAGCATAGATCCTGTCAGGAGGGAGGATGCTGGACAGTATAAGTGTGAGGTCTCCAACATAGTCAGTTCAAAGACCAGTCTCCCAGTCAGGCTGGCTGTGGTGAATTAG